The proteins below are encoded in one region of Hordeum vulgare subsp. vulgare chromosome 3H, MorexV3_pseudomolecules_assembly, whole genome shotgun sequence:
- the LOC123439167 gene encoding xyloglucan galactosyltransferase KATAMARI1 homolog encodes MKSFSRNIQRDIDAAAVADGDHVGKPHSERGVRRPSRLFFLGLLYTVLWTSLVFLHHISTSVLDLKPSAFFLRDPCAGRYVYMYDLPPRFNADLARDCRRISGSPDVCKDVRNDGFGPPLTGGGEGGRSLPDRGAYETDQYMLGIIFHARMRRHECLTADPAAAAAVYVPFYAGLDAAMHLDNADLAARDALSLDLVDWLAQRPEWRAMGGRDHFLVSGRGTWDFLRRPDAGGWGNALMTYPAIRNATFLTTEASPWHGHDFAVPFPSHFHPSSDADVAGWQDRMRRARRGLLWCFAGGPRGGDTGTVRAQIIEQCGRSSSRCSLLGRSAVTKPGHYAPGHAMRLLGSAEFCMQPRGDGYTRKSTFDAILAGCIPVFFHPVSAYLQYTWHLPRDYRSYSVFIPAGDLSRNASIEEVLLNIPPEKVAQMREQVIRLIPTVMYRHPAAMGVTFKDAVDVALERVIHRVAKRRRDAAEGREHVDGVDGGDSWKYDLLEDGEEKIGPHEFDQYLYMHVTKDLLA; translated from the coding sequence ATGAAGTCCTTCTCGCGGAACATCCAGAGAGATATCGACGCCGCGGCCGTGGCCGACGGTGACCACGTCGGCAAGCCGCACTCCGAGAGAGGCGTACGGCGGCCGTCCCGGCTCTTCTTCCTCGGCCTCCTCTACACCGTCTTATGGACGTCCCTGGTATTCCTCCACCACATCTCCACCAGCGTGCTCGACCTCAAGCCGTCGGCTTTCTTCCTCCGGGACCCATGCGCCGGCCGGTACGTGTACATGTACGACCTTCCACCCCGCTTCAACGCCGACCTCGCCCGCGACTGCCGCCGGATCTCGGGCTCCCCCGACGTGTGCAAGGACGTGAGGAACGACGGCTTCGGCCCGCCCCTCAcgggcggcggcgagggcggcCGGTCGCTGCCGGACCGGGGAGCCTACGAGACCGACCAGTACATGCTGGGCATCATCTTCCACGCCCGGATGCGGCGGCACGAGTGCCTCACGGCCGACCCCGCCGCGGCCGCCGCGGTGTACGTCCCGTTCTACGCTGGGCTCGACGCGGCGATGCACCTGGACAACGCAGACCTGGCGGCGCGGGACGCCCTGTCGCTGGACCTGGTAGACTGGCTGGCGCAGCGGCCCGAGTGGCGCGCCATGGGCGGGCGCGACCACTTCCTGGTCTCCGGCCGGGGCACGTGGGACTTCCTCCGCCGCCCCGACGCCGGCGGCTGGGGCAACGCGCTCATGACCTACCCGGCCATCCGCAACGCCACGTTCCTCACCACCGAGGCCAGTCCGTGGCACGGCCACGACTTCGCCGTGCCGTTCCCGTCGCACTTCCACCCCTCGTCCGACGCCGACGTCGCCGGCTGGCAGGACCGCATGCGCCGCGCGCGCCGCGGCCTGCTCTGGTGCTTCGCCGGCGGGCCTCGCGGCGGCGACACGGGAACCGTGCGTGCCCAGATCATCGAGCAGTGCGGCCGGTCGTCGAGCCGCTGCTCCCTGCTCGGCAGGTCGGCGGTGACGAAGCCGGGGCACTACGCGCCGGGCCACGCCATGCGGCTACTCGGGAGCGCCGAGTTCTGCATGCAGCCGCGCGGGGACGGGTACACGCGCAAGTCCACCTTCGATGCCATCCTCGCCGGCTGCATCCCGGTTTTCTTCCACCCGGTGTCGGCTTACCTACAGTACACTTGGCACCTGCCCAGGGACTACCGGAGCTACTCCGTGTTCATCCCCGCCGGCGACTTGAGCCGGAACGCCAGCATCGAGGAGGTCTTGCTCAATATACCGCCGGAGAAGGTGGCGCAGATGCGGGAGCAGGTCATCCGGCTCATACCCACCGTGATGTACCGGCACCCGGCGGCCATGGGGGTTACGTTCAAAGACGCGGTAGACGTGGCCCTGGAGCGCGTCATCCACCGGGTGGCGAAGCGCCGGCGTGACGCGGCCGAGGGGCGGGAGCACGTGGACGGCGTCGACGGAGGTGATAGCTGGAAGTATGACTTGCTAGAAGATGGGGAGGAGAAGATAGGTCCGCATGAGTTTGATCAATATCTATACATGCACGTAACAAAAGATTTACTTGCCTAG